In a single window of the Pyrococcus sp. NA2 genome:
- the cyaB gene encoding class IV adenylate cyclase, with product MYEVELKGYANDEIFKRVRERFEFIRKEVHEDIYYQHPCRDFSKTDEALRIRIKKFNGHYEVFLTYKGPKIDERSKTRLEIEIEISEPEKYFKLLEELGFREVLRIVKTREKYYVSKGITITLDEVEGLGKFVEIETLAKEREEIPGIVNKLEKILRDLGVNTFERRSYLELLLERSQKSQRT from the coding sequence ATGTATGAAGTTGAGTTGAAGGGTTATGCGAATGATGAGATATTTAAGAGAGTTCGTGAGAGATTTGAATTTATAAGGAAAGAAGTACATGAAGATATTTACTACCAACACCCATGTAGAGACTTCTCAAAAACAGATGAGGCATTGAGAATTAGAATAAAGAAATTTAATGGTCATTATGAAGTTTTCCTAACTTATAAGGGTCCTAAGATTGACGAGAGGTCTAAGACAAGGCTGGAGATAGAGATTGAGATCAGTGAGCCTGAAAAGTACTTCAAGCTACTTGAAGAATTGGGGTTTAGAGAAGTGCTAAGGATAGTGAAAACAAGAGAGAAGTACTACGTTAGCAAGGGCATAACAATAACCTTGGATGAAGTGGAGGGACTTGGGAAATTTGTTGAGATAGAAACACTGGCTAAAGAAAGAGAAGAGATTCCAGGGATTGTAAATAAACTCGAGAAAATCTTAAGAGATCTAGGAGTTAACACTTTTGAGAGGAGGTCATATCTTGAGCTTCTCTTAGAAAGGTCTCAAAAATCTCAACGTACTTGA
- a CDS encoding archaemetzincin family Zn-dependent metalloprotease encodes MIIIVPIGEVPGDVLSFLQSSLAGFYAKYGIDVRLVGGLSLSRFYHAFDVERNQFLARHFLPVLSYIKKDFNALAALGVVNVDIYEPGLNFIFGLAHPSLKVAIISLYRLYPEFYGNPPDRKLLKERALKEAMHELGHVFGLEHCPNPRCVMHFSNSIIDTDIKSWMYCERCLRKLEKNLTRSHV; translated from the coding sequence ATGATAATTATAGTTCCAATAGGCGAGGTTCCCGGAGATGTCCTTTCTTTCCTCCAATCTTCTTTGGCAGGATTTTACGCTAAATATGGGATAGATGTAAGACTTGTGGGGGGTCTCTCTCTATCTAGGTTTTACCATGCATTTGATGTTGAGAGAAATCAGTTTCTTGCAAGGCATTTCTTGCCAGTTCTCTCTTACATAAAGAAGGACTTTAATGCTCTGGCAGCCTTGGGAGTTGTCAATGTGGATATATATGAGCCAGGGCTCAACTTTATCTTTGGATTGGCACATCCAAGCTTAAAAGTTGCAATAATCTCCCTTTATAGGCTTTATCCAGAGTTTTATGGAAATCCACCGGACAGGAAACTTCTTAAAGAGAGAGCCCTAAAGGAGGCGATGCATGAGCTCGGACACGTCTTTGGATTGGAACATTGTCCGAATCCAAGATGCGTGATGCATTTTTCAAATTCGATAATAGATACCGATATAAAATCCTGGATGTATTGCGAAAGGTGTTTAAGAAAGCTTGAGAAGAACCTAACGAGGAGCCATGTATGA
- a CDS encoding lysyl aminopeptidase — protein sequence MVDWKLMQEIIEAPGVSGYEHLGIRELVVDVLKEVADEVKVDKLGNVIAHFKGSSPKVMVAAHMDKIGVMVTHIDKDGYLHLAPVGGVLPETLIAQRIRFFTEKGEKYGVVGILPPHLRRGEQEKGGKVDWDQIVVDIGASSKEEAEEMGFRIGTVGEFAPAFTRLSEHRFATPYLDDRICLYAMIEAARQLGDHEADIYIVASVQEEVGLRGARVASYAIDPEVGIAMDVTFAKQPHDKGKIVPELGKGPVMDVGPNINPKLRAFADDVAKKYEIPLQVEPSPRPTGTDANVMQINREGVATAVLSIPIRYMHSQVELADARDVDNTIKLAKALLEELKPMDFTP from the coding sequence GTGGTTGACTGGAAACTTATGCAGGAGATAATTGAGGCTCCAGGAGTTTCTGGATATGAACACCTTGGAATAAGGGAACTTGTAGTCGACGTTCTCAAGGAAGTTGCTGATGAGGTGAAAGTCGATAAGCTAGGAAACGTTATAGCACACTTTAAGGGCTCATCTCCAAAGGTAATGGTTGCAGCTCACATGGACAAGATAGGGGTAATGGTTACTCATATTGATAAAGATGGTTACCTCCATTTAGCTCCAGTCGGTGGGGTCCTTCCTGAAACGTTGATTGCCCAGAGAATAAGGTTCTTTACAGAGAAGGGAGAAAAGTATGGTGTTGTTGGAATTTTGCCACCTCATTTGAGGAGAGGAGAACAGGAGAAAGGAGGGAAGGTTGACTGGGATCAGATAGTTGTGGACATCGGAGCTTCAAGCAAAGAGGAAGCTGAAGAAATGGGCTTTAGAATTGGAACCGTTGGAGAATTTGCCCCGGCATTCACTAGATTAAGTGAGCACCGCTTTGCAACCCCGTACTTAGACGATAGAATATGCCTTTATGCAATGATAGAGGCCGCTAGACAACTCGGTGACCACGAGGCTGATATATACATAGTTGCCTCAGTGCAGGAGGAGGTTGGGCTTAGGGGAGCGAGAGTTGCAAGTTATGCAATTGATCCAGAAGTTGGAATAGCGATGGATGTAACCTTCGCAAAGCAACCACATGACAAAGGTAAGATAGTTCCAGAGCTAGGGAAGGGGCCAGTCATGGACGTTGGGCCCAACATAAATCCAAAGCTTAGGGCGTTTGCAGATGATGTGGCAAAGAAATATGAGATACCCCTCCAAGTTGAGCCCTCTCCGAGGCCAACTGGAACAGATGCAAACGTCATGCAGATAAATAGGGAAGGTGTTGCAACGGCCGTTTTAAGCATACCAATTAGGTACATGCACAGTCAGGTTGAGTTGGCCGATGCTAGAGATGTTGATAATACAATAAAACTTGCAAAGGCCCTACTTGAAGAGCTAAAGCCAATGGACTTTACTCCGTGA
- a CDS encoding DUF655 domain-containing protein: protein MDYHRRHPYHPSMRKKKHVEYEEYAYVLDYLPNGYPDLKTGQYLGKPVAQVIGEKAFTLLEVTPKTDLMLYERIFIGKGERDKISMINRKLSYEDLTDTAKAELPYIIEEIVKKNEERFVKFFNVAPPITNRLHSLELLPGIGKKHMWDIIEEREKKPFESFEDLKKRVKGLPDPVKMIAKRILDELQNKDKYKVFVGSNRIFRE from the coding sequence ATGGACTATCATCGAAGGCATCCCTATCATCCAAGCATGAGAAAGAAGAAGCACGTTGAATATGAGGAGTATGCATATGTGCTAGATTACCTTCCAAATGGATATCCCGATTTAAAAACGGGTCAATACCTGGGTAAGCCCGTAGCCCAGGTTATAGGAGAGAAGGCATTCACGCTCCTTGAGGTAACCCCAAAGACTGACCTAATGTTATATGAGAGGATCTTCATAGGGAAAGGGGAGAGGGACAAGATTAGCATGATAAATCGGAAGCTAAGTTATGAAGATCTGACAGATACTGCAAAAGCTGAACTCCCATACATTATTGAGGAAATCGTAAAGAAGAACGAAGAAAGGTTTGTGAAATTCTTTAACGTTGCACCCCCAATAACAAATAGATTGCACAGTCTGGAGCTACTCCCTGGAATAGGGAAAAAGCATATGTGGGATATAATTGAAGAGAGAGAAAAAAAGCCCTTCGAAAGCTTTGAAGACTTAAAGAAAAGGGTAAAGGGATTACCAGATCCCGTGAAGATGATTGCAAAGAGGATACTGGATGAGCTACAAAACAAGGACAAATACAAGGTTTTCGTTGGCTCTAATAGGATATTCAGGGAGTAA
- the rsmA gene encoding 16S rRNA (adenine(1518)-N(6)/adenine(1519)-N(6))-dimethyltransferase RsmA, protein MRDRLLFLLSKYGIRPKDTIGQHFIIVEDVIRKAVETADVNEKDVVLEIGPGLGFLTNELAKRAKKVYAIELDRKMIQILKNEYKWNNVEIIEGDAIKLEWPEFNKVVSNIPYQISSPFTFKLLKKDFELAVVMYQLEFALRMTARPGSKNYSRLSLMTQALADVEIVMKIGRGAFYPRPKVDSALVVIRPRKDKVELNENLVKALFQHRRKTVSRALKDSIHMLGITKDKLKEIKHIIESVPYSSKRVFQLVPNDVKEIEEYLRNHGIIS, encoded by the coding sequence ATGAGGGATCGCCTCCTTTTCTTACTTTCTAAATACGGAATAAGACCAAAGGATACAATTGGCCAACATTTTATTATAGTCGAGGATGTGATAAGAAAGGCAGTTGAAACTGCTGACGTCAACGAAAAAGATGTCGTTCTAGAAATAGGTCCTGGATTGGGTTTTCTAACTAATGAGCTTGCCAAGAGAGCAAAGAAAGTTTATGCAATAGAACTTGATAGGAAGATGATCCAGATCTTAAAGAATGAGTACAAGTGGAACAACGTGGAGATAATAGAGGGGGATGCAATAAAGCTTGAATGGCCAGAATTTAACAAGGTAGTATCAAATATTCCGTATCAAATCTCCTCCCCCTTCACATTCAAGTTGCTCAAGAAAGACTTCGAATTAGCCGTGGTGATGTACCAACTAGAGTTCGCCCTCAGAATGACTGCCAGACCTGGAAGCAAGAATTATTCGAGATTGTCCTTAATGACCCAGGCCCTTGCAGATGTTGAGATAGTGATGAAGATAGGAAGAGGGGCATTCTATCCAAGGCCTAAGGTTGATTCTGCACTCGTCGTTATCAGACCAAGGAAAGATAAAGTTGAACTTAATGAGAACCTTGTTAAGGCCTTGTTCCAGCATAGAAGAAAAACGGTCTCAAGGGCGCTAAAGGACTCTATTCATATGCTGGGCATCACCAAGGATAAGCTTAAGGAAATCAAGCACATTATTGAGAGCGTTCCATATTCGAGTAAAAGAGTGTTCCAACTCGTTCCAAATGATGTAAAAGAGATAGAGGAGTACCTAAGGAACCATGGCATTATAAGTTAG
- a CDS encoding methionine adenosyltransferase yields the protein MARNIVVEEIVRTPVEMQKVELVERKGIGHPDSIADGIAEAVSRALSREYLKRYGVILHHNTDQVEVVGGRAYPKFGGGEVVRPIYILLSGRAVELVDQELFPVHEVAIKAAKNYLKNTIRHLDVENHVVIDSRIGQGSVDLVSVFNKAKENPIPLANDTSFGVGFAPLTETERLVLETERLLNSEKFKKELPAVGEDIKVMGLRRGDEIDLTIAAAIVDSEVSNPKEYLEVKEKIKERVEELAKDITSKKVNVYVNTADDPDAGIFYITVTGTSAEAGDDGSVGRGNRVNGLITPNRHMSMEAAAGKNPVSHVGKIYNILAMFIANEIAETLPVEEVYVRILSQIGKPIDQPLIASIQVIPKKGHSVSEFERDAYEIADRWLANITKIQKMILEDKISVF from the coding sequence ATGGCAAGGAACATTGTCGTTGAGGAGATCGTTAGAACACCAGTAGAGATGCAAAAGGTGGAACTCGTGGAAAGGAAGGGAATTGGTCATCCAGATAGCATAGCTGATGGTATAGCCGAAGCAGTTAGCAGAGCGCTTAGTAGGGAATATTTAAAGAGGTATGGGGTCATACTCCATCATAATACTGATCAGGTTGAAGTTGTTGGTGGGAGAGCATATCCCAAATTTGGTGGCGGTGAGGTTGTAAGACCAATCTATATTCTCCTCTCAGGTAGAGCCGTTGAGTTGGTTGATCAGGAGTTGTTTCCCGTTCACGAGGTTGCAATAAAGGCAGCTAAGAATTATCTCAAAAACACAATCAGGCACCTCGACGTTGAGAACCACGTTGTGATAGACTCGAGAATAGGCCAGGGTAGTGTTGATCTCGTAAGCGTTTTTAACAAGGCTAAGGAGAATCCGATTCCCCTAGCCAATGATACATCCTTTGGAGTTGGTTTTGCCCCCCTAACGGAAACTGAGAGATTGGTTCTTGAGACGGAGAGACTTCTCAATAGCGAGAAATTCAAGAAGGAGCTTCCTGCTGTTGGTGAGGACATCAAGGTTATGGGACTTAGAAGGGGAGATGAGATAGACCTAACGATAGCAGCAGCTATAGTCGATAGTGAAGTCTCAAATCCAAAGGAATATCTTGAGGTCAAAGAGAAGATTAAAGAGAGAGTTGAAGAGCTTGCTAAGGACATTACATCTAAGAAGGTTAACGTTTACGTGAATACTGCCGATGATCCAGATGCTGGAATCTTTTACATAACAGTAACTGGAACAAGTGCCGAGGCAGGAGATGACGGAAGCGTTGGAAGAGGAAACAGGGTTAATGGTCTCATAACTCCGAACAGGCACATGAGCATGGAGGCAGCTGCTGGCAAGAACCCAGTTAGTCACGTTGGGAAGATATACAACATCCTTGCAATGTTCATAGCAAATGAAATAGCAGAGACACTTCCAGTTGAGGAGGTTTATGTTAGGATATTGAGCCAGATAGGTAAGCCGATTGATCAACCCTTAATTGCCAGCATTCAGGTCATTCCAAAGAAGGGTCACAGCGTTAGTGAATTTGAGAGGGATGCCTACGAGATAGCGGATAGATGGCTTGCTAATATAACGAAGATCCAGAAGATGATACTTGAGGACAAGATCTCGGTGTTCTAA
- a CDS encoding toprim domain-containing protein, producing MTIVDVRILVEGASDVEVISKALQGLALGSEYNITISSIIPTTNVEIAKSAAAGADLLIIATDADRVGRELAERLFNELSEMVGHIERMKIPLGHDLEHIDVELVRKELKNALVRAGLKTLQRLPEYMELRRDYLDLKGKFEELEKEREELLKRIEELEEKYNEVQEELKRLEAENARLTEALKKRPKVYSLKEKWEEMFPGTEIPDESIFSKAVETLNLAGKVVVGQGYIYAEDEKLVEDLLRTVYLSIKFTEKTESKGEEEKEIEVIERIDEIIPGIEDKSEGGEGEQ from the coding sequence ATGACGATAGTTGATGTTAGGATTCTTGTTGAAGGGGCAAGTGACGTAGAGGTGATTAGTAAGGCACTTCAAGGTCTAGCTCTCGGAAGTGAATACAATATCACAATCTCATCGATAATACCAACGACAAACGTAGAGATAGCAAAAAGTGCAGCTGCGGGGGCAGATCTATTGATAATAGCAACAGATGCAGATAGAGTTGGAAGAGAGCTTGCAGAGAGACTCTTTAACGAACTCAGTGAAATGGTTGGACATATAGAAAGAATGAAGATACCTCTAGGTCACGACCTTGAGCATATTGATGTTGAACTGGTTAGGAAGGAGCTCAAGAATGCCCTTGTAAGGGCCGGCCTAAAGACACTCCAAAGACTACCCGAATATATGGAGCTTAGAAGAGATTATCTTGATTTAAAAGGTAAGTTTGAGGAGCTGGAAAAAGAAAGAGAAGAGCTACTAAAAAGGATTGAGGAATTAGAAGAAAAGTACAACGAAGTCCAGGAAGAATTAAAAAGATTAGAGGCAGAGAATGCAAGACTCACGGAAGCACTGAAGAAGAGACCAAAGGTGTACAGTTTAAAAGAGAAGTGGGAAGAAATGTTCCCTGGAACCGAAATTCCTGATGAAAGTATATTTAGCAAGGCCGTTGAAACTCTAAATTTAGCTGGAAAAGTCGTCGTTGGCCAAGGATATATCTATGCAGAGGATGAAAAGCTGGTTGAGGACTTACTCAGAACGGTCTACTTATCCATTAAGTTTACGGAAAAGACTGAAAGTAAAGGAGAAGAGGAAAAGGAAATAGAAGTAATAGAGAGAATAGATGAAATTATACCAGGGATAGAGGACAAGAGCGAGGGAGGCGAGGGTGAACAGTGA
- the xerA gene encoding site-specific tyrosine recombinase/integron integrase: MNSETIEEFATYLELEGKSKNTIRMYTYYLSKFLEEGYSPTARDALRFLARLKKKGYSIRSINLIVHALKAYFKFEGLETEAEKLKTPKIPKTLPRSLTEEEIKKVIEAAKNLRDRLILLLLYGAGLRVSELCNLKIEDVNFEKGFLIVRGGKGGKDRIIPLSETLLQEIQRYLKTRKDNSPYLFVEIRRGKKDKLSPKTVWWIVKKYGEEAGINLTPHQLRHSFATHMLERGIDIRIIQELLGHASLSTTQIYTKVTTKHLKEAVEKARLIETIIGGK; this comes from the coding sequence GTGAACAGTGAAACAATAGAGGAATTTGCAACGTACTTAGAGTTGGAAGGGAAAAGCAAAAACACAATTAGGATGTACACCTATTACCTTTCAAAATTTTTAGAGGAGGGGTATTCCCCAACTGCTAGAGACGCACTCAGATTTTTAGCAAGACTAAAGAAAAAGGGGTATTCTATAAGGAGCATAAACTTGATTGTGCATGCACTAAAGGCGTACTTTAAATTTGAAGGTTTAGAGACAGAGGCCGAAAAACTCAAAACCCCAAAGATTCCAAAAACCCTCCCAAGGAGCCTCACAGAGGAAGAGATAAAGAAGGTTATAGAAGCGGCTAAAAACCTCAGAGACAGGTTAATATTATTGCTACTCTACGGAGCTGGACTGAGAGTTTCGGAGCTCTGTAATTTAAAAATTGAAGATGTTAACTTTGAAAAAGGATTCCTGATTGTTAGAGGAGGAAAAGGGGGAAAGGACAGAATTATTCCACTCTCAGAGACTCTACTCCAGGAAATACAAAGGTACTTGAAGACAAGGAAGGACAACAGCCCCTATCTATTCGTCGAAATTAGGAGGGGAAAGAAAGACAAGCTATCACCAAAGACTGTATGGTGGATAGTTAAGAAATATGGAGAGGAGGCTGGAATAAATTTAACACCACACCAGCTTAGACACAGTTTTGCCACACACATGCTTGAAAGAGGGATCGATATAAGGATAATCCAAGAACTCCTGGGGCATGCAAGTCTTTCAACAACCCAAATATATACAAAGGTAACAACAAAGCACCTGAAGGAAGCAGTTGAAAAGGCCAGGCTCATTGAAACGATTATTGGGGGTAAGTGA
- a CDS encoding pantoate kinase, with amino-acid sequence MLIRSFIPAHITAFFVPIIREDPQMSGSLGAGVNLSKGTNVFINIEEGLERHIHVAFNGEPMSRKEATITYHVAEKLIQRDFKGEVEIWQYFDFPTGYGFGNSAGGALGTALALAYIFKKTLLEASKIAHEAEVIYRGGLGDVVAQLTGGIDLRIREGGPGVAIVDNILANEYKVFTIMMGKLETKRVLDSEVVERIRKVGRIALENLLRNPTPETLMKEARKFAVETGLMEGELLEIAKEVDKIIRLPSSMIMLGKCIFALIRDDEVEKVKELARDLNVSYDIVDIYWGKPKIGRWIPEE; translated from the coding sequence ATGCTAATAAGGTCATTCATACCCGCACATATAACGGCGTTCTTCGTTCCAATAATTAGAGAGGATCCACAAATGTCAGGATCGCTTGGGGCTGGAGTAAACCTCAGTAAGGGAACCAACGTTTTCATTAACATTGAAGAAGGACTTGAAAGGCACATTCATGTAGCGTTCAATGGGGAACCAATGAGCAGAAAAGAAGCGACAATAACTTATCATGTCGCTGAAAAGCTTATACAAAGAGATTTTAAGGGAGAAGTTGAGATATGGCAATACTTCGATTTTCCAACGGGGTATGGTTTTGGGAACAGCGCTGGAGGGGCTCTAGGAACGGCACTGGCTTTGGCATATATCTTTAAGAAAACTCTCCTGGAGGCTTCAAAGATCGCCCATGAAGCTGAAGTTATCTATAGAGGAGGTCTAGGAGATGTTGTAGCACAGCTAACTGGCGGAATAGATTTGAGGATTAGGGAGGGAGGACCAGGAGTTGCAATCGTTGATAACATCTTAGCAAATGAATACAAGGTCTTCACGATCATGATGGGGAAATTAGAAACAAAGAGAGTTCTCGACAGTGAGGTTGTTGAAAGGATAAGGAAAGTTGGAAGGATTGCACTTGAAAATTTACTTAGGAACCCAACCCCTGAAACCCTAATGAAGGAAGCTAGAAAATTTGCCGTTGAAACGGGATTAATGGAGGGGGAGTTACTTGAAATAGCTAAGGAGGTAGATAAGATAATTAGGCTCCCATCCTCAATGATAATGCTTGGTAAATGCATTTTTGCCTTGATTAGAGATGATGAAGTTGAAAAGGTAAAAGAGCTTGCTAGAGATTTAAATGTCAGTTATGACATAGTCGATATATACTGGGGAAAACCAAAGATTGGAAGGTGGATACCAGAGGAATAG
- a CDS encoding tRNA (guanine(10)-N(2))-dimethyltransferase, whose protein sequence is MELVEVKEGKAKILVPKVESIYDSPVFYNPRMALNRDIVVVLLNVLKPKIALDALSATGIRGIRFALESPVEEVWLNDISKEAYELMKKNVLLNFTGELKEYEKRTVLQGEKIVVINNDDANRLMAEKHRYFHFIDLDPFGSPMEFLDTSLRSVKKKGILGVTATDGAPLCGAHPKACLRKYLAVPLRGELCHEVGTRILVGVIARYAAKYDLGIDVILAYYKDHYFRAFVRLRDGAKKGDESLEKLGYIYFDEKTGRFEVEQGFLPTKPNAYGPVWLGPLKDEKIVEKMAEIAKSLPLAKGKQAIKLLEIIKSELDVPFFYDTHAIGKRMKLETKKISEIINALKDLGYKATRTHFSPTGVKTNAPYDVFIEVIKRI, encoded by the coding sequence TTGGAGCTAGTTGAGGTAAAAGAAGGAAAGGCGAAAATACTCGTTCCAAAGGTTGAAAGCATATATGATTCTCCCGTTTTTTATAATCCACGAATGGCCCTTAATAGGGATATCGTCGTTGTTCTGTTGAACGTTTTAAAGCCAAAGATAGCCCTAGATGCACTCTCGGCCACTGGAATCAGGGGAATTAGATTTGCCCTTGAGTCACCAGTTGAGGAGGTTTGGCTTAATGATATAAGCAAGGAAGCATATGAACTCATGAAGAAGAACGTTTTGTTGAACTTCACGGGAGAACTAAAAGAGTATGAAAAGAGAACCGTGCTCCAGGGAGAAAAAATTGTTGTAATTAACAATGATGATGCAAACAGGTTAATGGCCGAGAAGCATAGATATTTCCACTTTATAGATCTAGATCCTTTTGGTTCTCCTATGGAATTCCTTGATACTTCCTTGAGAAGCGTTAAGAAGAAAGGGATTTTGGGAGTAACGGCAACAGATGGTGCTCCTCTTTGTGGTGCTCATCCAAAAGCATGCTTGAGAAAATATCTAGCTGTTCCCCTGAGAGGTGAGCTGTGCCATGAGGTTGGTACAAGGATTCTGGTTGGGGTCATAGCTAGGTATGCCGCCAAGTATGACCTTGGAATTGATGTGATACTCGCCTATTACAAGGATCATTATTTCAGGGCATTCGTTAGGCTGAGGGATGGTGCCAAGAAGGGAGATGAAAGTCTGGAAAAGCTGGGATACATATATTTTGACGAAAAAACTGGAAGATTTGAAGTTGAGCAAGGTTTCCTTCCAACAAAGCCAAATGCTTATGGCCCAGTTTGGCTTGGCCCACTTAAAGACGAAAAGATAGTTGAGAAGATGGCTGAGATTGCTAAGTCGCTGCCACTGGCAAAAGGTAAACAAGCGATAAAGCTACTCGAGATCATAAAAAGTGAATTGGATGTTCCCTTTTTCTATGACACCCATGCCATTGGGAAAAGGATGAAACTGGAAACTAAGAAGATATCTGAAATAATTAATGCATTGAAAGATTTAGGTTATAAGGCAACGAGGACGCACTTTTCACCAACAGGCGTTAAAACGAATGCTCCATATGACGTTTTCATAGAAGTTATAAAGAGGATCTAA
- a CDS encoding 50S ribosomal protein L35ae has protein sequence MRIKGVVLSYRRSKENQHTNVMIIKPLDINSREEASKLIGRLVIWRSPSGKVLKGKIVRVHGTKGAVRARFEKGLPGQALGDYVEII, from the coding sequence ATGAGAATAAAGGGTGTTGTTCTAAGTTACAGGAGGAGCAAGGAAAATCAGCATACAAATGTCATGATAATTAAACCCCTCGATATAAACAGCAGAGAGGAAGCTTCAAAGTTGATTGGGAGGTTAGTTATTTGGAGAAGTCCAAGTGGTAAAGTGCTCAAGGGAAAGATAGTTAGGGTTCATGGAACGAAAGGAGCTGTGAGGGCTAGGTTTGAGAAGGGCCTTCCTGGCCAGGCCCTTGGGGATTACGTTGAGATAATCTAA
- a CDS encoding phosphorylating glyceraldehyde-3-phosphate dehydrogenase → MKVKVGINGYGTIGKRVAYAVMKQDDMELVGVTKTKPDFEAYRAKELGIDVYAASEEFLPRFEKAGFEVAGTLNDLLEKVDIIVDATPGGVGAKNKQLYEKAGVKAIFQGGEKADVAEVSFVAQANYESAIGKNYVRVVSCNTTGLVRTLNALREYIDYVYAVMIRRAADPNDTKRGPINAIKPTVEVPSHHGPDVQTVIPVNIETMAFVVPTTLMHVHSIMIELKKPITEKDVIDIFENTTRVLLFEKEKGFESTAQIIEFARDLHREWNNLYEIAVWKESISVKGNRLFYIQAVHQESDVIPENIDAIRAMLELADKEESIRKTNKSLGILK, encoded by the coding sequence ATGAAGGTAAAGGTCGGAATAAATGGATATGGAACTATAGGGAAGAGAGTTGCATACGCTGTAATGAAGCAGGACGACATGGAGCTAGTGGGAGTTACAAAAACAAAACCAGATTTTGAAGCCTACAGAGCAAAGGAACTTGGAATAGATGTTTATGCAGCGAGTGAGGAGTTCTTGCCAAGATTCGAGAAAGCGGGATTCGAGGTTGCTGGAACACTTAATGATCTTCTTGAGAAAGTCGACATAATAGTTGATGCAACTCCTGGAGGAGTTGGAGCAAAGAACAAGCAACTATATGAAAAGGCAGGTGTCAAGGCAATATTCCAAGGAGGAGAGAAGGCAGATGTGGCTGAAGTTTCCTTTGTTGCCCAAGCAAATTATGAGAGTGCAATTGGAAAGAACTATGTTAGGGTAGTGTCATGTAATACCACAGGGCTCGTCAGAACACTTAATGCCCTTAGAGAGTACATAGACTATGTATATGCGGTTATGATAAGGAGAGCCGCAGATCCAAACGATACAAAGAGAGGACCAATAAATGCAATCAAGCCAACCGTTGAAGTTCCTTCTCATCACGGACCAGACGTCCAAACTGTAATTCCCGTTAACATTGAGACAATGGCCTTCGTTGTGCCAACAACATTGATGCATGTTCACTCGATAATGATAGAACTTAAGAAGCCGATTACAGAGAAGGACGTTATAGACATCTTCGAAAACACAACAAGAGTTCTCCTATTTGAGAAAGAGAAAGGATTTGAGAGTACTGCCCAGATAATAGAATTTGCAAGAGATCTACACAGAGAATGGAATAACCTATACGAGATTGCAGTGTGGAAAGAGAGCATAAGCGTTAAAGGAAACAGATTATTCTACATCCAAGCTGTACACCAAGAGAGTGATGTTATTCCTGAGAACATAGATGCAATAAGGGCGATGCTTGAACTAGCCGATAAGGAAGAGAGCATAAGGAAGACAAATAAGAGCCTCGGAATTCTCAAATGA
- a CDS encoding family 4B encapsulin nanocompartment shell protein encodes MQKNNVIVSLIELLNTTINELKREGVEPDIILVGPEFKRYLNEEVLNMIKMKVYVIEELGSDAVIADSRYLGQLKKASRRISIEPLIQESEWEKILEELPEVKLE; translated from the coding sequence ATGCAAAAGAACAACGTAATCGTGAGTCTCATAGAACTTTTGAATACAACCATAAACGAGCTCAAAAGAGAAGGAGTCGAGCCAGATATAATTCTCGTCGGTCCTGAATTCAAAAGGTACTTGAATGAGGAAGTCCTTAACATGATAAAGATGAAAGTGTACGTTATAGAGGAACTAGGTAGCGATGCCGTTATAGCTGATTCCCGATATTTAGGGCAACTTAAAAAAGCCTCCAGAAGAATTTCCATAGAACCCCTCATCCAAGAGAGTGAATGGGAAAAAATCTTGGAGGAGCTTCCGGAAGTTAAGCTAGAATAA